From the Paenibacillus sp. MMS20-IR301 genome, the window CCAAAGGGCAGATTGAACACGAATACCCAGCGCCAGCTTAAATAATCAACCACATAACCGCCAAGCAGCGGTCCAACCAGAGAGGATATCCCCCAGACTGAGCTAAGCAGCCCCTGTGTCTTCGCCCGTTCTTCAATACTGTAAATATCGCCGATAATCGTAAAAGTCATAGGAATTAGCGCACCTGCACCAATTCCCTGAATCCCCCGGAATATAATCAGCTGCTCCATGCTCTGTGAAATTCCGCATAACAGTGAGCCCGCCAAAAAGACCACAGCACCGCCAATAAACACGGGCTTGCGGCCGATCAAATCACTCAGTTTGCCAAAAATGGGCGTCGTAACCGCCATCGCCAGCAGATAGGCGGTGAATATCCAGCTGAGCCATTGCATGCCCTGGAAATCGCCGACAATGGCCGGCCCGGCTGGTCCGGTTACCGTCCCTTCAATCGCTGCCAGAAACGTAGCCAGCAGCACTCCAATAAAGATTAACTTCCGTTCTGTTTCTCCTGGTGCCTTCACTCTGTCCCAATCCTCTCTTCATATTCTCTGCGCGGTAACTGCTCCCCGCGCAGCAAGGCATACATTACGGCGTCCTGATAGCCGGAAGAGGTATGCAGATACTCCCGCAGCAATCCTTCCTTCTTGAAGCCAAGCCCGGTGACCAGCTTCCCTGCACGGAAGTTATCCGGATGACACAAGGCTTCGATCCGGTTCAGCCCCATCGTACCAAAGCCGAAGTCCAGTATCAGCTCCAGCGCTTCCCGCATATATCCTTGCCGCACCGCAGCAGGGGACAGCTCAAAGCCGATCTCCCCCCGGTAAGCCCCCTGGAGCTGCCAGTAATTGAACCCGCAGCTGCCGATTACTTCCCCTCCGGGTCCCCTGATGCTCCAGCGCAGGCTTTCCTCCTCGCAGGCCATTTGTGCCAGCAGAGCAATCAGTGCTTCAGCATCACGGGCTGAGGAGAGCGGAGGGGAATTCAGCCAGGGGGCAACCGCAGGATGCTGCCAAATCTCAAACAGCGCTCCTGCATCTGCTTGAGCCATTGCCTGCAGCCGCACTCTCCGTCCGCTTAAATCCGGAATGACTCCACCGCATTCATACATGTCCCAGCCCCCTTCCTTCTTATAAGTATACATCAGATGTCAGCATTCTCTTAAGCGAAATCTGTACACAAAATAGCGCCTGCCCCGTGCGGCTTGCTGCCGCGCGATCAGACGCTGTACGATATTTTTAAGTACAAGCTGTCACCTGCCCGAGAAATTGACGGTTAACCTGATGCCCCCGCGGCCTTAACGGGCTTAAGCACCTCGGCACACAGCACTCCAAGCTTAGCCTGAATCGCCTTGAATTCCTCAATTCCCGTTCCGGTAATACTGTATGCTTCACCATGGGCTGTAAGAAAATTCTCCTGGGTCAGCCTTTCCAGCTCCTGTTTCACTTCGCGTTCAGCTACCCTGTATCCCAGTTCCT encodes:
- a CDS encoding GNAT family protein; translation: MYECGGVIPDLSGRRVRLQAMAQADAGALFEIWQHPAVAPWLNSPPLSSARDAEALIALLAQMACEEESLRWSIRGPGGEVIGSCGFNYWQLQGAYRGEIGFELSPAAVRQGYMREALELILDFGFGTMGLNRIEALCHPDNFRAGKLVTGLGFKKEGLLREYLHTSSGYQDAVMYALLRGEQLPRREYEERIGTE